In the Centroberyx gerrardi isolate f3 chromosome 9, fCenGer3.hap1.cur.20231027, whole genome shotgun sequence genome, one interval contains:
- the sac3d1 gene encoding SAC3 domain-containing protein 1, translating to MSSRRAPRRISHSQRRGPAAGREWRPNQGRWRGRGEAQVREVEEEERPGRQERETAPRGSCQSMCPVRELQDREAQNRLHRFEMLAGTERDRRPRADPSRAVKEYSRPAAGKDSTRPTDLRPPAVLLKTVCYLIDDIAASPRLQPWTEVYSFVFDRLRSVKQDMIIQRVSGPDCVAILERTVRFLMYSSYRLCGEPLRLYDPRINDTHLQESLSWLLDCYATGTGPHPNREEFQALGLLYNLGSARAMQHTMELPERLRNSPTVSLALSVNRAFLERNPVRLLRLAQKLNFLQSCALHQHLGACCRDLLLIYSHGHSSRNCRFPLHRLAQLLGLDGSLTARLCQAHGVEVNQDNQVVFSKTAFTEPEQGKLHCVYHDIVAEKQRDLTVESIIHGCT from the exons ATGAGCAGCAGGAGAGCACCTCGTCGCAT CTCCCACTCTCAAAGGAGGGGCccagcagcagggagagagtggagaccGAACCAGGGGCGATGGCGAGGCCGAGGAGAAGCACAGGTgagagaggtggaagaggaggagagacccGGGCGGCAGGAACGGGAAACGGCGCCCAGGGGCTCCTGCCAGTCCATGTGCCCTGTTCGCGAGCTGCAGGACCGGGAGGCACAGAACCGGCTGCACCGCTTTGAGATGCTggcaggcacagagagagatcgACGGCCCAGGGCGGACCCCTCGCGTGCTGTGAAGGAGTACTCCAGACCAGCAGCGGGGAAAGACTCCACGCGCCCCACTGACCTCCGCCCACCTGCTGTGCTGCTGAAGACTGTGTGTTACCTTATTGATGACATCGCTGCATCCCCCAGACTGCAGCCTTGGACTGAG GTGTACAGCTTTGTCTTTGATCGGCTGCGTAGTGTGAAGCAGGACATGATCATCCAGAGGGTTTCCGGGCCGGACTGTGTGGCCATTCTAGAGCGGACAGTGCGTTTCCTCATGTACTCCTCCTACCGTCTTTGCGGTGAACCCCTGCGGCTCTACGACCCACGCATCAATGACACACACCTACAGGAGAGCCTGAGCTGGCTGCTGGACTGCTACGCCACTGGAACGGGACCGCATCCCAACCGGGAAGAGTTCCAGGCTCTGGGTTTACTGTACAACTTAG GTTCAGCTCGTGCCATGCAACACACCATGGAGCTCCCTGAGCGGCTCCGCAACTCTCCCACCGTCAGCCTCGCCCTCTCCGTTAACCGGGCTTTCCTGGAGCGAAACCCTGTACGTCTGCTCCGACTGGCCCAGAAGCTGAACTTCCTGCAGAGCTGCGCGCTCCACCAGCACCTGGGGGCGTGTTGCAGAGACCTGCTGCTGATCTACAGCCACGGACACAGCAGCCGCAACTGTCGCTTCCCCCTGCACAGACTGGCTCAGCTGCTGGGGCTGGACGGGTCGCTCACGGCCCGACTCTGCCAGGCCCACGGAGTGGAGGTCAACCAGGACAACCAGGTGGTCTTCTCCAAGACTGCTTTCACTGAGCCTGAACAAGGGAAACTGCACTGCGTGTATCACGACATAGTGGCCGAGAAGCAGAGAGACCTCACTGTTGAGAGCATCATTCATGGTTGCACTTGA
- the haus8 gene encoding HAUS augmin-like complex subunit 8, translated as MASRRASTMPSTIKNTSTDGKSSKGGNSKANNSGAGKKTKSSGTIVKSRYLQPVEKTSLSKSNSLTNESIAVPPRPSSPKPSCVKPKVGTPPRRSMAPQALPTPMMSTLLEPSLLGRSILQSTFSDGHHICPDFDISVIKDKTVIQNAVEPERNPENEKRIIEMQTFLLAYLTAKMESNTAKLKAEAEARILQEMEGEEKLHNEVQEKKRQYLLMEKDRQRNELLDLQIAALTPVAETAKQFTKEYTSFATAIDTTRHELPVKNFYIEGDRREFLDKAEACLKQSEKLLVECTQGDQQDNSTSVECLRDMKMASKDISQQLSGAFSELLELSSLVCRHTIHIQQAMEEEQLSTTRTHELYCPKQ; from the exons ATGGCGTCCAGAAGAGCGTCAACAATGCCAAGTACTATTAAAAATACTTCTACAGATGGAAAAAG CTCTAAAGGTGGGAACAGCAAAGCTAACAACAGTGGAGCtgggaagaaaacaaaat CTAGTGGGACTATTGTCAAGTCTCGATATTTGCAGCCTGTTGAGAAGACAAGTCTGTCAAAg AGTAACTCCCTGACCAATGAGTCCATTGCTGTGCCACCGAGGCCCTcctcacctaaacccagttGTGTCAAACCAAAGGTGGGCACTCCACCAAGACGCTCGATGGCCCCGCAGGCTCTTCCAACAC CGATGATGTCTACTCTACTCGAGCCTTCACTGCTGGGGAGAAGTATTCTGCAGTCTACTTTCTCAGACGGACACCACATCTGCCCAGATTTTGATATTTCAGTCATTAAAG ATAAGACAGTGATACAAAATGCAGTAGAACCTGAGAGGAACCCAGAGAATGAGAAGAGGATCATCGAGATGCAAACGTTCCTGTTGGCCTACCTCACAGCTAAG ATGGAGAGCAATACTGCGAAGCTGAAGGCCGAGGCAGAGGCAAGGATCCtgcaggagatggagggagaagagaagctGCATAATGAAGTCCAGGAGAAGAAGCGCCAGTACCTCCTCATGGAGAAGGACAGGCAGAGGAATGAGCTGCTGGATTTGCAG ATTGCTGCATTGACTCCAGTTGCGGAAACTGCTAAGCAGTTCACAAAGGAATACACGTCTTTTGCCACGGCTATTGACACCACCCGACATGAGCTGCCTGTCAAGAACTTCTACATTGAGGGGGACAGAAGAGAATTCCTGG ATAAAGCAGAGGCTTGCCTGAAGCAGAGTGAGAAGTTGCTGGTGGAGTGCACACAGGGAGATCAGCAGGACAACAGCACCTCTGTAGAGTGCCTGAGAGACATGAAAATGGCTTCCAAGGACATCAGCCAGCAGCTTTCAGG ggctttttcagagctgctggagctgtcATCGTTGGTCTGCCGCCATACAATCCACATCCAGCAGGCCATGGAGGAAGAGCAGCTGAGCACGACCAGAACCCATGAGCTCTACTGCCCCAAACAGTGA